From the genome of Orcinus orca chromosome 5, mOrcOrc1.1, whole genome shotgun sequence, one region includes:
- the SIAH2 gene encoding E3 ubiquitin-protein ligase SIAH2, translating to MSRPSSTGPSANKPCSKQPPPQPQHAQSPTAPPAAATISAAGPGSSAVPAAAAVISGPGGGGAGPVSPQHHELTSLFECPVCFDYVLPPILQCQAGHLVCNQCRQKLSCCPTCRGALTPSIRNLAMEKVASAVLFPCKYATTGCSLTLHHTEKPEHEDICEYRPYSCPCPGASCKWQGSLEAVMSHLMHAHKSITTLQGEDIVFLATDINLPGAVDWVMMQSCFGHHFMLVLEKQEKYEGHQQFFAIVLLIGTRKQAENFAYRLELNGNRRRLTWEATPRSIHDGVSSAIMNSDCLVFDTAIAHLFADNGNLGINVTISTCCP from the exons ATGAGCCGCCCGTCCTCCACCGGCCCCAGCGCTAACAAACCCTGCAGCAAGCAGCCGCCGCCGCAGCCCCAGCACGCTCAGTCCCCGACTGCGCCCCCGGCCGCCGCCACCATCTCGGCTGCGGGCCCCGGCTCGTCCGCGGTGCCCGCCGCGGCGGCGGTGATCTCGGGCCCCGGCGGCGGCGGGGCTGGCCCGGTGTCCCCGCAACACCACGAGCTGACCTCGCTCTTCGAGTGCCCGGTCTGCTTTGACTATGTCCTGCCCCCCATCCTGCAGTGCCAGGCCGGGCACTTGGTGTGTAACCAATGCCGCCAGAAGTTGAGCTGCTGCCCGACGTGCAGGGGCGCCCTGACGCCCAGCATCAGGAACCTGGCTATGGAGAAGGTGGCCTCGGCAGTCCTGTTTCCCTGCAAG TACGCCACCACGGGCTGTTCCCTGACCCTACACCACACGGAGAAGCCGGAGCACGAAGACATCTGTGAATACCGTCCCTACTCTTGCCCTTGTCCCGGTGCTTCCTGCAAGTGGCAGGGGTCCCTGGAAGCTGTGATGTCCCATCTCATGCACGCCCACAAGAGCATCACCACCCTTCAGGGAGAAGACATCGTCTTCCTGGCCACAGACATTAACCTGCCGGGGGCTGTGGACTGGGTGATGATGCAGTCGTGTTTCGGCCATCACTTCATGCTGGTGCTGGAGAAACAAGAGAAGTACGAGGGCCACCAGCAGTTCTTCGCCATCGTTCTGCTCATCGGCACCCGCAAGCAGGCTGAGAACTTCGCCTACAGACTGGAATTGAACGGGAACCGGAGGAGACTGACCTGGGAGGCCACGCCCCGGTCCATCCACGACGGCGTGTCCTCGGCCATCATGAACAGCGACTGCCTGGTGTTCGACACAGCCATAGCACATCTTTTCGCAGATAACGGGAACCTTGGAATCAATGTGACTATTTCTACGTGTTGTCCGTGA